Proteins from a genomic interval of Shewanella seohaensis:
- the queF gene encoding NADPH-dependent 7-cyano-7-deazaguanine reductase QueF (Catalyzes the NADPH-dependent reduction of 7-cyano-7-deazaguanine (preQ0) to 7-aminomethyl-7-deazaguanine (preQ1) in queuosine biosynthesis), with translation MTHNHDPYSDAKELAGLTLGKATDYQAEYDASLLQGVPRSLNRNAINLTAESLPFHGADIWTAYELSWLNAKGKPMVAIADIQLSHESQNLIESKSFKLYLNSFNQTKFDNIEAVQKTLVQDLSECAQGQVTVKIIEPKSFGIQRVVELPGTCIDDLDIEVSDYDFNPDYLENSTDDKQIVAETLNSNLLKSNCLITSQPDWGSVMIRYQGPKIDREKLLRYLISFRQHNEFHEQCVERIFVDLKHYCHCTKLTVYARYTRRGGLDINPYRSDFEHPGESHRLARQ, from the coding sequence ATGACACACAATCACGATCCCTATAGTGATGCAAAAGAGCTTGCCGGCCTAACCTTAGGTAAAGCCACGGATTACCAAGCCGAGTATGATGCGTCGCTGCTGCAAGGGGTTCCTCGCTCACTTAACCGTAACGCTATCAACCTCACGGCGGAAAGTTTGCCTTTCCACGGAGCCGATATCTGGACGGCCTATGAGTTGTCATGGCTAAACGCCAAGGGCAAACCTATGGTGGCTATTGCCGACATTCAGCTAAGCCATGAAAGCCAAAATCTGATCGAGTCAAAATCCTTCAAACTGTATTTAAACAGTTTTAACCAAACCAAGTTCGACAATATCGAAGCGGTGCAAAAAACCTTAGTGCAGGATCTGAGTGAATGCGCCCAAGGCCAAGTTACAGTGAAGATTATTGAGCCTAAGAGTTTTGGTATTCAACGCGTCGTCGAGCTGCCTGGCACTTGCATTGACGATCTGGATATCGAAGTCAGCGACTATGACTTTAACCCGGATTATCTTGAAAACAGCACAGATGACAAACAGATTGTTGCCGAGACACTCAATTCTAATCTGTTGAAATCAAACTGCTTAATCACCTCTCAGCCGGACTGGGGCAGTGTGATGATCCGTTATCAAGGGCCTAAAATCGATCGCGAAAAATTACTGCGCTATTTGATTTCGTTCCGCCAGCATAACGAGTTCCACGAGCAGTGTGTCGAGCGGATTTTTGTCGATTTAAAACATTACTGCCACTGCACTAAGTTAACCGTTTATGCCCGCTATACCCGTCGCGGCGGCCTAGACATTAACCCTTACCGCAGTGATTTTGAGCACCCAGGCGAGAGCCACCGCTTAGCAAGACAGTAA
- the syd gene encoding SecY-interacting protein, translating to MSCLPALDKFLQNYHQSYLSTLGELPRYYPQGEPSLCIQGEFDESSDEAVSWLPVKREQLGSFANVEHALELTLWPDINHFYGEYFAAPVLFDSPWGTGELLQVWNEADFDALQQNIIGHLMMKQKLKQPATWFIGLLDEGDKMLTVDNADGSVWVEIPGELPSAQLAPSVAEFIEALSPRIAPPVKHEELPMPALEHPGIFASFKRMWHNLIGKR from the coding sequence GTGTCTTGTCTGCCTGCTCTCGATAAATTTTTGCAAAACTATCATCAGTCTTACCTATCAACTTTAGGCGAATTACCGCGATATTACCCGCAGGGCGAGCCATCTTTGTGTATTCAAGGTGAGTTTGATGAATCATCCGATGAGGCGGTGTCTTGGCTCCCCGTTAAGCGTGAACAGCTAGGTAGTTTTGCGAATGTTGAACATGCGCTTGAGCTAACATTGTGGCCGGATATCAATCACTTTTATGGGGAATATTTTGCAGCGCCCGTGTTGTTTGATTCACCATGGGGCACGGGCGAATTGTTGCAGGTATGGAATGAGGCGGATTTTGATGCCCTGCAACAAAATATCATCGGCCACTTAATGATGAAGCAAAAGCTCAAGCAACCGGCAACTTGGTTTATTGGTTTGCTGGATGAGGGCGATAAGATGCTAACCGTTGATAATGCCGATGGTAGTGTGTGGGTTGAAATCCCTGGCGAGCTACCTTCTGCCCAATTGGCGCCGAGTGTAGCTGAATTTATTGAGGCCTTATCGCCACGTATCGCGCCGCCTGTGAAACATGAAGAATTGCCTATGCCGGCGCTCGAACATCCGGGTATTTTTGCCAGCTTTAAACGTATGTGGCACAACCTGATAGGTAAGCGTTAA
- a CDS encoding Zn-ribbon-containing protein, protein MFVTELRFECFADTTISAAERAINQLLEAYRANGQILGREFAVAFNEGEFRVRLLTPEKNSLNHRYHSPWVKKALAELTEAKLLAPREKFIGQDINSEVSNTEPPSWQLLYTSYVHMCSPLRSGDNLLPIPLYQIPATFNGDHKRVIRWQTEWQACDELQMAAATKAEFAALEELSSPNSDLFRRGWDLRGRIEYLTKIPTYYYLYRVGGQDLQSELARPCPRCGSHDWKLDEPLLDMFHFRCEPCRIVSNLSWDHQ, encoded by the coding sequence ATGTTTGTCACCGAATTGCGCTTTGAATGCTTTGCCGATACCACCATCAGTGCGGCAGAACGTGCCATCAATCAATTACTCGAAGCTTACCGCGCTAATGGCCAAATCCTTGGCCGCGAATTTGCCGTGGCCTTTAATGAGGGCGAATTTCGAGTACGCCTACTCACGCCAGAAAAAAACAGTTTGAATCATCGCTATCACAGCCCTTGGGTGAAAAAAGCGCTGGCGGAATTAACCGAGGCTAAGCTACTGGCGCCACGCGAAAAATTCATCGGTCAGGATATTAATTCTGAGGTGAGTAATACTGAGCCACCCAGCTGGCAGCTGCTCTACACTAGCTATGTGCATATGTGCTCGCCCCTGCGAAGTGGCGATAACCTATTGCCCATTCCGCTGTACCAAATCCCCGCCACCTTTAATGGCGATCATAAACGGGTTATCCGCTGGCAAACCGAGTGGCAAGCCTGTGATGAGTTACAAATGGCGGCTGCCACTAAGGCAGAATTTGCTGCGCTAGAAGAATTATCCAGCCCTAACAGTGATTTATTTAGGAGGGGTTGGGATTTACGCGGCCGAATCGAATACCTGACCAAAATCCCCACTTACTATTATTTGTATCGCGTCGGGGGACAGGATCTGCAATCCGAGTTAGCTCGCCCCTGCCCACGCTGTGGCAGTCACGACTGGAAACTCGACGAGCCACTATTAGATATGTTCCACTTTCGCTGCGAACCTTGCCGCATAGTGTCTAATTTGTCTTGGGACCATCAATAA
- a CDS encoding DUF3192 domain-containing protein produces the protein MNANINRKLIAVTFLGLASLGLSGCVVNVGDSESKWDSNESWEKTQDKNRNNLTKLSLGMSKDQVMTLMGASDFSESYLQQKDGQADKEVLVLFYRTQHTHSDGKTTKDECTPIVLSNSVLVGWGDTAYSKI, from the coding sequence ATGAACGCAAATATTAATCGCAAACTCATCGCGGTCACGTTTTTAGGGTTAGCAAGCTTAGGTCTTAGCGGTTGTGTGGTCAATGTCGGTGACAGTGAATCTAAGTGGGATAGCAACGAATCTTGGGAAAAAACACAGGACAAAAACCGCAATAATCTGACTAAGCTCAGCCTTGGTATGAGCAAAGACCAAGTGATGACCCTGATGGGCGCCTCGGACTTTAGCGAATCTTATCTGCAGCAGAAAGACGGCCAAGCCGATAAAGAAGTGTTGGTACTCTTTTATCGCACCCAGCATACCCACAGTGACGGTAAAACCACTAAGGATGAATGCACGCCAATCGTCTTAAGTAATAGTGTGTTAGTCGGTTGGGGCGACACCGCCTACAGCAAAATTTAA
- a CDS encoding DUF2789 domain-containing protein yields MDTTPVDLSHLFEQLGLANQAQAIGQFIAAHQLPPETHLTEAPFWTQAQKNFLTEALEADAQWTELIEQLDVQLRKP; encoded by the coding sequence ATGGATACAACGCCAGTCGATTTGAGTCATCTATTTGAACAGTTGGGATTAGCCAATCAAGCTCAAGCCATAGGGCAGTTTATTGCAGCCCATCAACTTCCCCCAGAGACACACTTAACCGAAGCGCCATTTTGGACGCAGGCGCAAAAGAATTTTCTGACCGAAGCATTAGAGGCCGATGCCCAGTGGACCGAACTTATCGAGCAGCTCGATGTGCAGTTAAGAAAGCCCTAA
- a CDS encoding GNAT family N-acetyltransferase — translation MDNNTLDECRAVYLTAEDLRLAASILYNAYHDDPFFVDALSTSDKFAYEQKLRAAIREELNALWQEKQALIGLFDQTRLVGVACVVTQEVPLGEGRYWHWRLKMLLGTGWQSTQAMMKKESSIVELLPSEHCGILQFIALAPNEQGKGLGHQLVQAVVSWCDEQPELEGIGVFTTQEAHSQLFMQHDFVSFGELSIGNVAGQLLFYTGLQDE, via the coding sequence ATGGACAATAATACCTTGGATGAGTGCCGTGCAGTTTATCTCACCGCCGAAGATTTACGCCTCGCCGCTTCGATTCTCTACAACGCCTATCATGACGACCCTTTCTTTGTGGATGCTTTATCCACTTCAGACAAATTCGCCTACGAACAAAAATTACGTGCCGCAATCCGTGAAGAGTTGAATGCGCTCTGGCAGGAAAAGCAAGCCTTAATCGGGCTGTTTGATCAAACACGCTTAGTCGGTGTTGCCTGTGTGGTCACTCAGGAAGTACCCCTCGGGGAGGGCCGCTATTGGCACTGGCGACTCAAGATGTTGCTTGGTACGGGTTGGCAATCGACTCAGGCGATGATGAAGAAAGAATCGAGCATCGTCGAGCTGCTACCGAGCGAACACTGCGGGATCCTACAATTTATTGCCCTTGCGCCCAATGAGCAGGGAAAGGGATTAGGCCATCAACTCGTGCAAGCCGTAGTAAGTTGGTGCGATGAGCAGCCCGAACTTGAGGGGATTGGGGTCTTTACTACTCAAGAAGCCCATAGCCAGTTATTTATGCAACATGATTTTGTCTCCTTCGGAGAATTGAGCATAGGCAATGTGGCCGGACAATTACTTTTTTACACGGGCCTACAAGATGAATGA
- a CDS encoding DUF962 domain-containing protein — protein sequence MNEPYRSFAEFYPFYLSQHQDLSCRRLHFIGSFLVLLLFVAALVFANGWLLLFIPLVGYGFAWVGHFVFEHNRPATFQYPLYSLMGDWVMFAQILTGKLKC from the coding sequence ATGAATGAACCTTACCGCTCCTTCGCTGAGTTTTACCCTTTTTACCTCTCACAGCACCAAGACTTAAGCTGCAGGCGATTGCACTTTATTGGCAGTTTTTTGGTACTCCTGTTATTCGTCGCTGCGCTGGTTTTCGCAAATGGTTGGCTTTTACTGTTTATCCCCCTAGTGGGATATGGTTTTGCTTGGGTGGGACACTTTGTGTTTGAGCATAATCGCCCCGCGACATTCCAATATCCCTTGTACAGTTTGATGGGTGATTGGGTGATGTTTGCACAAATTCTCACTGGTAAGTTGAAGTGCTAA
- a CDS encoding DUF3549 family protein translates to MTEITTLSQFLTTAKTQFQVYELGRRVQHIDMLAFHQIESLVTPYPYPIQGHAQFAIVFWNESQQHFIWFLKLPLDEQGLLSPAPRSQFIEMVLTALGQDPTQPLTDEQQDRLANNPFSFKPSQEKLAVFNALVRKQLGLSASIQYEFAVQYLSGQIATSEWQHIGLQGLSDVCVRLGELDHEQQLLASFDNSAIEVQIALCQCLEHLHLTEALANKLYAKFVAAPPEYQAYYLRALASHTELSQQALAHLQQTERLEANELISIAGRNWTVLKQELSRSIYLEALARQPQAFFNQIFADIVAIPSLRNHLLGELRNPNRSVQLSQAIGGLFKATSK, encoded by the coding sequence ATGACTGAAATTACCACGCTTAGCCAATTTTTAACGACAGCCAAAACCCAATTCCAAGTCTATGAATTAGGACGAAGAGTGCAGCACATCGATATGCTGGCCTTCCATCAAATCGAATCATTAGTCACGCCCTACCCTTACCCCATACAAGGGCATGCCCAATTTGCCATCGTGTTTTGGAATGAGAGCCAACAGCACTTTATTTGGTTCCTAAAGCTACCGTTAGACGAACAAGGACTGCTCTCGCCTGCGCCGCGCTCACAGTTTATTGAAATGGTATTAACGGCACTGGGGCAAGATCCGACTCAGCCATTAACCGATGAACAGCAGGATCGCCTCGCTAACAATCCGTTTAGCTTTAAGCCCAGCCAAGAAAAACTGGCGGTATTTAACGCCTTAGTGCGTAAACAGTTAGGTTTAAGCGCTTCTATTCAATATGAATTTGCAGTGCAATATCTCTCGGGACAAATTGCAACGAGTGAATGGCAGCATATTGGCCTGCAAGGTTTGAGCGATGTGTGTGTTCGCCTTGGCGAGTTAGATCACGAGCAGCAACTCCTTGCCAGTTTTGACAATAGTGCGATTGAAGTACAAATTGCCCTGTGCCAATGTCTCGAACACCTGCATTTAACAGAAGCGCTCGCCAATAAGCTTTACGCTAAGTTTGTGGCGGCTCCTCCCGAGTACCAAGCCTATTACTTGCGCGCACTCGCCTCTCATACCGAATTGAGTCAGCAAGCCCTCGCCCATCTTCAACAAACCGAGCGCTTAGAGGCCAATGAACTCATCAGCATCGCGGGCCGAAACTGGACCGTATTAAAGCAAGAGCTGAGTCGCAGTATTTACCTGGAAGCACTGGCACGACAACCCCAAGCCTTTTTTAATCAGATCTTTGCTGATATTGTGGCGATTCCCAGTTTGCGTAACCACTTATTGGGTGAGTTAAGAAACCCCAATCGGAGTGTTCAACTATCACAGGCCATTGGTGGCTTGTTTAAGGCTACAAGTAAATGA
- a CDS encoding YqcC family protein — MLYSQTQTKLAQIAHELQSAGLWSTRAPSDEAMASTAPFACDLMSLEQWLQFIFIPRMQALIDAGQPLPSKIAIAPMAEHVWSEQAALAPLIGVLNELDMLLNEPRR; from the coding sequence ATGCTTTACAGCCAAACTCAAACCAAACTAGCCCAAATTGCCCACGAGCTACAAAGTGCCGGGCTTTGGTCTACTCGTGCGCCCAGTGATGAAGCCATGGCCAGTACGGCGCCTTTTGCCTGCGATCTGATGTCGTTAGAGCAATGGTTGCAGTTTATCTTTATTCCGCGCATGCAAGCCCTTATCGATGCGGGGCAACCTTTGCCAAGCAAAATTGCAATAGCCCCGATGGCGGAACATGTGTGGTCCGAACAAGCGGCGTTAGCGCCTTTAATCGGTGTCTTGAATGAATTGGATATGTTGTTAAATGAACCTAGAAGATGA
- a CDS encoding flavodoxin, which translates to MWHGVYHEKVNLVFGTVYGSAQFTAETLEKALTELGYDAKLWQPNEISQFTPPQDELLVVVTSTTGQGDLPDDIQPWYYHLKETAPYLPELKYSVIALGDSSYDTFCGAGKSVDELLSELGAKPVVARLEIDACETMEPEVEAIKWLESWNQIVKSERAA; encoded by the coding sequence ATGTGGCACGGAGTATATCATGAAAAAGTTAATCTGGTGTTTGGCACTGTGTATGGTAGCGCACAATTTACCGCCGAAACCTTAGAAAAAGCGCTGACAGAACTCGGTTATGACGCCAAATTGTGGCAACCGAATGAAATTAGCCAATTTACGCCGCCACAGGATGAGTTGTTAGTCGTAGTGACTTCGACCACTGGGCAAGGGGATTTACCCGACGATATCCAGCCTTGGTACTATCATCTTAAGGAGACAGCGCCTTATCTGCCTGAGCTGAAATACAGTGTGATAGCTCTTGGCGATTCGAGTTACGATACCTTTTGCGGTGCGGGTAAATCGGTAGATGAATTGCTCAGCGAGCTAGGCGCTAAGCCCGTTGTGGCGCGTCTTGAAATTGATGCCTGTGAAACCATGGAACCCGAGGTCGAAGCGATAAAATGGCTGGAAAGCTGGAATCAAATCGTCAAATCCGAACGCGCCGCTTAG
- a CDS encoding PTS transporter subunit EIIC → MAGKLESNRQIRTRRLGHFVTQQWFKFAQRLSQALLIPIAILPAAGVMLGLTVSPIPFMPEVLTVLMLAVGKLIFAIMPILFAVAVAIGFCRDQGIAAFTAVFGYGVMTATLAALADLYQLPTQLLLGMETLDTGIAGGMLIGGVTCFAVRWSQYIRLPAIFSFFEGRRSASLLIIPLAMGLGYILAHVWPPLSLLIERVSDWAVYQKPAIAFGVYGALERLLIPLGLHHIWNAPFYLEVGQYQLQNSEVVRGEVARYLAGDPQAGNLAGGYLIKMWGLPAAALAIWRCADPSERNRVAGIMLSAAAASWLTGVTEPIEFAFMFVAPILFLIHVLLSGLAYFVCIMLDIHHSIVFSHGLVDFTLLFSLSRNTGWFAFLGPLTAVIYYLLFRGSILAFNLKTPGRLEPDEPHGAKESLRAIIAALGGRENIVELNACLTRLRLSVHSPELVNKVRLSQLGAKGVIVMGKGVQVVYGTKAETLRKVLQRYLDTRR, encoded by the coding sequence ATGGCTGGAAAGCTGGAATCAAATCGTCAAATCCGAACGCGCCGCTTAGGTCATTTCGTTACTCAGCAGTGGTTTAAATTTGCCCAGCGCTTAAGTCAGGCGCTGTTAATTCCTATTGCGATTTTGCCCGCAGCGGGTGTGATGCTGGGCTTAACTGTGAGCCCAATCCCTTTTATGCCCGAGGTGCTAACCGTATTAATGCTGGCGGTTGGCAAGCTGATTTTCGCCATCATGCCCATTTTGTTCGCGGTGGCGGTGGCAATAGGGTTTTGCCGCGATCAAGGCATCGCCGCTTTTACTGCTGTATTTGGTTATGGGGTGATGACGGCCACCTTAGCTGCACTAGCGGATCTTTACCAACTGCCGACCCAATTGCTACTCGGCATGGAAACCTTAGACACAGGCATTGCCGGCGGCATGTTGATTGGTGGCGTGACTTGCTTTGCCGTGCGCTGGAGCCAATATATTCGCCTGCCCGCGATTTTCTCCTTTTTTGAGGGGAGACGTAGCGCCTCTTTATTGATCATTCCGTTGGCGATGGGCTTAGGTTATATCCTTGCCCATGTGTGGCCGCCGTTGTCTCTGCTCATCGAGCGTGTGTCCGACTGGGCGGTTTACCAAAAACCAGCCATCGCCTTTGGGGTCTATGGAGCGCTCGAACGTTTACTCATTCCCCTCGGTTTGCATCATATCTGGAATGCGCCTTTCTATTTAGAAGTTGGCCAATACCAGTTACAGAACTCTGAAGTGGTTCGGGGTGAAGTGGCGCGCTATTTAGCCGGCGATCCGCAGGCAGGGAATTTAGCGGGCGGTTATTTGATTAAAATGTGGGGACTCCCCGCGGCGGCGCTGGCCATTTGGCGCTGCGCCGATCCCTCGGAGCGTAATCGGGTCGCGGGTATTATGCTTTCCGCTGCTGCGGCCAGTTGGTTGACCGGAGTCACAGAGCCGATTGAGTTCGCCTTTATGTTTGTGGCACCTATCCTGTTTCTTATCCATGTGTTGCTATCTGGGCTGGCATATTTTGTCTGCATCATGCTCGATATTCACCACAGTATTGTGTTTTCCCATGGGCTGGTGGATTTCACGCTGCTGTTTTCCCTCTCGCGCAATACGGGCTGGTTTGCATTTTTAGGGCCGCTGACGGCGGTGATTTATTATCTGCTGTTTAGGGGCAGTATTCTGGCATTTAATTTAAAGACGCCTGGACGACTCGAACCCGATGAACCCCATGGTGCCAAAGAGAGTTTAAGGGCCATCATTGCGGCATTGGGCGGTCGCGAGAATATTGTTGAGCTCAATGCTTGTCTCACCCGGTTACGCTTGAGTGTGCACAGCCCAGAACTTGTCAATAAAGTGCGGCTCAGCCAGCTCGGTGCTAAGGGCGTGATTGTGATGGGCAAAGGTGTGCAAGTGGTGTATGGCACTAAGGCCGAAACCCTACGCAAAGTCTTACAGCGCTATTTAGATACCCGACGTTGA
- the purU gene encoding formyltetrahydrofolate deformylase: MTDCADAQGLIAKITSVCFNHQLNIIKNSEFVDNAQGRFFMRTELEGHFNSEQLLQDLREVLPAQNHMTLVSAGKKRIVVLVTKEAHCLGDLLMKAYYGGLNVEIAAVVGNHDVLRELVEKFDIPFHLVSHEGLDRIQHEQALLAAVSQYAPDYLVLAKYMRVLTPDFVAEYPNRIINIHHSFLPAFIGAAPYRQAWERGVKIIGATAHFVNNCLDEGPIIKQDVIPVDHSYSALEMAKAGRDVEKSVLSKALQLVLNEQVVVYGNKTIVF, from the coding sequence ATGACAGATTGCGCCGATGCCCAAGGGCTTATCGCCAAAATTACCAGTGTTTGTTTTAATCATCAGCTTAACATCATTAAAAACAGTGAGTTTGTGGATAATGCTCAGGGGCGATTTTTTATGCGTACTGAGCTTGAGGGGCACTTTAACAGCGAGCAATTACTGCAGGATCTGCGTGAGGTGTTACCCGCCCAAAACCATATGACCTTAGTCAGCGCAGGCAAGAAGCGCATCGTCGTATTAGTCACCAAAGAGGCCCATTGTTTGGGCGATCTACTGATGAAGGCCTACTATGGCGGCTTGAATGTTGAGATAGCAGCCGTGGTGGGCAACCATGATGTGTTAAGGGAATTGGTTGAAAAATTTGATATTCCTTTTCATCTAGTAAGCCACGAAGGGCTCGACAGAATTCAGCATGAGCAGGCGTTATTGGCCGCCGTGTCGCAATACGCGCCTGATTATCTGGTGCTCGCTAAATATATGCGGGTGCTGACGCCGGATTTTGTCGCCGAATACCCAAACCGTATCATCAATATCCATCACTCTTTCTTACCTGCCTTTATTGGGGCCGCCCCTTACCGCCAAGCCTGGGAGCGAGGGGTAAAGATCATCGGCGCGACTGCGCATTTTGTGAATAATTGCCTCGATGAAGGACCAATCATTAAGCAGGACGTGATCCCCGTCGATCACAGTTACAGCGCGCTTGAAATGGCCAAAGCGGGGCGCGATGTCGAAAAAAGCGTCCTCAGTAAAGCGTTACAGCTTGTGCTGAATGAGCAAGTGGTGGTTTACGGTAATAAAACCATTGTTTTTTAA
- a CDS encoding DUF3718 domain-containing protein, translated as MKARLVKLGGAALLYTIGIGSNAFAAMDPQLENTLVAVCKAGASNNLISFSNTMQEYRINQARIFPRLVCNGESFHQFALNQGADKTAKRIGRYVQGTVTIKDIAQNSMDEVYAVNF; from the coding sequence ATGAAAGCAAGATTGGTAAAATTGGGCGGTGCCGCCCTACTCTACACTATAGGAATAGGCTCAAACGCTTTTGCCGCCATGGATCCACAGTTAGAAAATACTTTAGTGGCGGTTTGTAAGGCTGGGGCCAGTAATAATCTGATCTCATTTAGCAACACTATGCAGGAATACCGCATCAACCAAGCTCGGATATTCCCTCGTTTGGTCTGTAACGGCGAAAGCTTCCATCAGTTCGCCCTCAACCAAGGCGCCGACAAAACCGCCAAACGTATTGGCCGTTACGTACAAGGTACTGTCACCATCAAAGATATCGCCCAAAATTCAATGGATGAGGTGTATGCCGTTAATTTTTAA
- the dapD gene encoding 2,3,4,5-tetrahydropyridine-2,6-dicarboxylate N-succinyltransferase has product MEALRQRIEAAFEARADITPSTVDASVRNDVQNVINMLDKGELRVAEKIDGQWHVHQWLKKAVLLSFRIFDNAVIDGAETKYFDKVPLKFAEYDEARFKAEAIRVVPSATVRKGSFIGKNTVLMPSYVNLGAYVDEGTMVDTWATVGSCAQIGKNVHLSGGVGIGGVLEPLQAGPTIIEDNCFIGARSEIVEGVVVEEGSVISMGVYIGQSTRIYDRETGEIHYGRVPAGSVVVSGNLPSACGKYSLYAAIIVKKVDAKTRGKVGINELLRIVD; this is encoded by the coding sequence ATGGAGGCTTTACGCCAACGTATTGAGGCCGCATTTGAAGCGCGTGCCGACATCACACCAAGCACTGTTGACGCAAGCGTGCGTAACGATGTGCAAAATGTCATCAATATGCTCGATAAAGGTGAACTGCGCGTCGCCGAGAAAATCGATGGCCAATGGCATGTACATCAATGGTTGAAGAAGGCGGTATTACTGTCATTCCGTATTTTCGATAACGCGGTTATCGATGGTGCCGAAACCAAATATTTCGATAAAGTACCGTTAAAGTTCGCCGAGTATGACGAAGCCCGCTTTAAAGCCGAAGCCATCCGTGTGGTGCCATCGGCAACCGTACGTAAAGGCTCTTTTATCGGTAAAAACACTGTGTTAATGCCTTCTTATGTGAACCTTGGCGCCTACGTTGACGAAGGCACTATGGTTGACACTTGGGCAACCGTTGGCTCATGTGCGCAAATCGGTAAGAACGTGCACTTATCTGGCGGTGTTGGCATCGGTGGCGTACTCGAGCCGCTGCAAGCGGGTCCGACCATTATTGAAGACAACTGCTTTATCGGCGCACGCTCTGAGATTGTCGAAGGCGTTGTCGTTGAAGAAGGCTCTGTGATTTCAATGGGCGTTTATATCGGCCAAAGCACCCGTATCTATGACCGTGAAACGGGCGAAATCCACTATGGCCGCGTACCAGCTGGCTCTGTCGTAGTATCGGGTAACCTGCCATCGGCTTGCGGTAAATACAGCCTATACGCTGCGATTATCGTTAAAAAAGTGGATGCGAAAACCCGCGGTAAAGTGGGTATCAACGAACTGTTACGTATCGTCGATTAA